A single window of Saccharomyces kudriavzevii IFO 1802 strain IFO1802 genome assembly, chromosome: 16 DNA harbors:
- the HOS3 gene encoding histone deacetylase (similar to Saccharomyces cerevisiae HOS3 (YPL116W); ancestral locus Anc_8.607), with amino-acid sequence MSSKESDPLEKFYKQFQRFVQNNPNVISAARAAAQIPESAKAVVVLSPYSLQHVFPRDWVTKSYRKTIVERPERLLASSMGISAAITMYPSLFTLKSSHLRKGSLMAPHVFKVHGSHWPAELIKLCQEADSKLLKGEIEVPDTWNSGDIYLSSKTIKALQGTIGAIETGVDSIFKGPSPEHISNRAFVAIRPPGHHCHYATPSGFCLLNNAHVAIEYAHDAYNVTHVVVLDFDLHHGDGTQDICWKRAGFKPEEEAKDTSYDDFGKKFAEFPKVGYFSMHDINSFPTESGFATKENIKNASTCIMNSHDLNIWNVHLSKWTTEEEFNILYRTKYRTLFAKADEFFKSAKVEMKQQGKSFEGLVVISAGFDASEFEQTSMQRHSVNVPTYFYTTFTKDALKLAQMHCHGKVLSLMEGGYSDKAICSGVFAHLIGLQNQDWVNEWGSEQVVKEIVRGCKPAWKPYKTRRAKDVIRIWAEEVIRLGRAMIPEFDEIIFKDVPKTAQPDSFPKTLVEPALVSTIAQRIIRSHRSNGSPEKEPHENKLQGVEKQEQRDIRNEIKVGHPSSNNGSAEAQVPFLRQEFSSEEEDEEYVYDEELNKTFNRTVEDITIDDISRHLETLEIEKQGDEESDQEAKGKNWKSSHQRRLQSNGMYKIPSNTKPHRMRQPQNANAPAYDDSDISMISHVSRKHTTRSGGRW; translated from the coding sequence ATGTCTTCCAAAGAATCAGACCCCttggaaaaattctatAAGCAATTTCAAAGGTTTGTTCAAAATAACCCTAACGTCATATCAGCTGCTCGAGCAGCCGCACAAATACCGGAGTCTGCAAAGGCCGTTGTCGTACTATCTCCTTATTCTTTACAGCATGTGTTCCCCAGAGACTGGGTAACGAAATCATACAGGAAAACGATAGTCGAAAGACCAGAGAGGTTGTTGGCAAGCTCAATGGGCATATCAGCTGCAATCACTATGTATCCATCGCTTTTCACTTTGAAATCTTCTCATCTACGGAAAGGTTCATTAATGGCGCCTCATGTATTTAAGGTTCACGGCAGCCACTGGCCAGCAGAATTAATTAAGCTCTGTCAAGAGGCAGATTCCAAACTGTTAAAGGGCGAGATCGAAGTCCCAGACACGTGGAACTCAGGCGACATCTACTTGAGCTCGAAAACAATCAAAGCTCTACAGGGAACGATTGGTGCTATTGAAACCGGTGTtgattccattttcaaagGCCCATCTCCGGAGCATATTAGTAACAGAGCCTTTGTGGCCATTCGACCACCCGGCCATCATTGTCACTATGCTACCCCATCCGGCTTTTGTTTGTTAAACAACGCTCATGTTGCGATAGAATACGCGCATGATGCCTACAATGTCACGCATGTTGTAGTGCTCGATTTCGATCTACACCACGGTGACGGTACCCAAGACATTTGCTGGAAACGTGCTGGTTTCAAACCTGAGGAGGAGGCGAAAGATACATCCTATGATGACTTCGGCAAGAAATTTGCCGAATTTCCCAAGGTTGGTTATTTTTCCATGCACGACATAAATTCATTCCCAACAGAATCAGGATTCGCGACTAAGGAAAACATTAAAAACGCATCTACTTGTATCATGAACTCTCATGATTTGAATATCTGGAATGTCCACTTATCCAAATGGAcaactgaagaagaattcaATATATTATACAGGACAAAATACAGAACTTTATTTGCAAAAGCTGACGAATTTTTTAAGAGCGCGAAAGTAGAAATGAAGCAACAAGGGAAGTCATTCGAGGGCCTGGTAGTCATAAGCGCAGGTTTCGATGCATCTGAATTCGAGCAAACTTCAATGCAAAGACATAGTGTCAATGTGCCCACCTATTTCTATACAACGTTTACTAAGGATGCCTTAAAATTAGCTCAAATGCACTGTCATGGTAAAGTTCTATCCCTGATGGAAGGTGGTTATTCTGATAAAGCCATATGCTCGGGCGTCTTTGCACATTTGATCGGTTTACAAAACCAAGATTGGGTTAATGAATGGGGTTCTGAACAAGTCGTTAAAGAGATTGTTCGTGGCTGTAAACCAGCTTGGAAACCGTACAAGACAAGAAGAGCTAAAGACGTCATAAGGATATGGGCCGAGGAAGTTATTAGATTGGGGCGAGCAATGATACCGGAATTCGATGAGATAATATTCAAAGACGTACCCAAAACAGCACAACCTGATTCTTTTCCCAAGACATTGGTGGAACCGGCATTGGTATCAACAATCGCTCAAAGAATAATTAGGTCACATAGGAGCAACGGCTCTCCAGAAAAAGAACCCCATGAAAATAAACTTCAAGGTGTGGAAAAGCAAGAACAGAGAGACATCCgaaatgaaatcaaagtTGGCCATCCTTCGTCAAACAATGGTTCTGCCGAAGCTCAAGTTCCATTTTTGCGACAGGAATTTTCCagcgaagaagaagatgaagaatatgTTTATGACGAGGAATTGAATAAAACGTTCAATCGTACAGTGGAAGATATTACTATTGATGATATCTCTAGACACTTGGAGACCctggaaattgaaaaacaagGTGATGAGGAGTCTGACCAAGAAGCAAAGGgaaaaaactggaagaGCTCTCACCAGCGCCGTTTGCAGAGCAATGGAATGTACAAGATTCCCTCTAATACGAAACCTCACCGTATGAGACAACCCCAAAATGCAAATGCACCAGCCTATGATGACAGTGACATATCAATGATTTCTCatgtttcaagaaaacataCGACAAGGAGTGGAGGAAGATGGTAA
- the BEM3 gene encoding GTPase-activating protein BEM3 (similar to Saccharomyces cerevisiae BEM3 (YPL115C); ancestral locus Anc_8.605), whose product MPDNLTATHGGNTTLELLAQYNDHRSKKDKTIEHIEKRTSSEKDNKPSYDEIFTENIKLKLQAQEYETEIESLKKVIDILEKNREASLEVILEQVQNDSRDSHVAEQSFVLPPRSAERKAHIKSLNLPIPTLSPPLKQDEDAAFEATLTPTVPQIDVTSNTSISRKHLQNMILNEEMEANSDHSSPKIVSKSVSSPTQIHSEQLASPAASVTYTTSRITIKSPNKGPKSPLQERLRSPQNPNRMTAVINNHLHSPLKASTSNNLDELTESKNQQPPNNIIQRNDHVYSSVTSSAYTTGTPSSICKSPSSYLEISEGDNNTLSFSPASKEKLDDFTQLLDSSFGEEDLVKSDVKDSIPINLTLNESLPPPPAPPTFFTATPNNANVKNTTPLSSHLASPVILNRKDDVDANNGSNLKKPALTLSSPSSSFMKSPTASQNISLPSNPPSEGPSRQKQSAETASIHSVNTTNTFNSTPQGSLKTFRRPHASSVSTVRSVSQNLKSDIPLFVQPADFGTIQIEVLSTLYKENDDDLSVLIAIIDRKSGKEMFKFSKSIHKIRELDVYMKSHVPNLPLPTLPDRQLFQTLSPTKVDMRRSILNQYYTSIFSVPEFPPNVGLKIAQFISTNTVMTPPMMDENVKDGSLLLRRPKTLTGNSTWRVRYGVLRDDFLRLFDKNQVMETIRLRQSSIELIANLPEDRYGTKNGFLITEHKKSGLSTSTKYYICTETSKERELWLSAFSDYIDTSQTLSLSNSRNASDIDSVSHLSAGSKFGNAATSVTDTPSYVTDLSQEYNSNSNSDSYMTNSESINTNSSSHSNPLVNSSINVDEEKDSRRVKMRSLFPFKKLTGPASAMNHIGITLSNDSGSPTSPDHNVKSPSKKLMETHSSSNSSPMVHSSTAVFGSSLEACLRLSSHKYQSTYDLPSVVYRCLEYLYKNRGIQEEGIFRLSGSSTVIKTLQERFDREYDVDLCRYNENIEVKENEISPNLFISVNTVSGLLKLYLRNLPHLLFGDEQFLSLKKVVDENHNNPVQISLGFKELIKSGVIPHANVSLMYALFELLVRINENNKFNKMNLRNLCIVFSPTLNIPITMLQPFITDFACIFQGREPIKDEEREKVDIHIPQV is encoded by the coding sequence ATGCCGGATAATTTAACAGCTACGCATGGTGGTAACACCACCCTTGAACTACTGGCTCAGTACAATGACCATAGGTCCAAAAAGGATAAGACTATTGAACATATAGAAAAACGAACGTCTTCAGAAAAAGACAACAAGCCCTCATACGATGAAATATTTACAGAAAATATTAAATTAAAATTACAAGcccaagaatatgaaactgaaattgaaagtttgaaaaaagtcATCGacattttggaaaaaaatagagaaGCTTCCTTAGAAGTGATACTGGAGCAAGTTCAGAATGACTCAAGAGATTCCCATGTCGCTGAACAATCGTTTGTGTTGCCTCCCAGATCTGCCGAAAGGAAAGCACATATCAAGAGTCTAAATTTGCCAATACCGACACTATCTCCTCCATTAaaacaagatgaagatgcGGCTTTTGAAGCAACTTTAACGCCCACAGTACCTCAAATAGATGTTACATCGAATACTTCAATAAGCAGGAAGCATTTACAAAATATGATATTAAACGAGGAAATGGAAGCAAATAGTGACCACTCCTCACCCAAAATTGTCAGTAAATCTGTATCGAGCCCCACGCAAATACACTCAGAGCAATTGGCCAGTCCAGCTGCTTCAGTCACCTACACAACGTCTAGAATAACCATAAAATCGCCCAACAAGGGTCCAAAATCTCCGTTGCAAGAACGTTTACGCTCACCACAAAACCCTAATAGAATGACGGCTGTCATCAACAACCATTTGCATTCTCCTTTGAAGGCTAGTACATCTAACAACTTAGACGAATTGACTGAAAGTAAAAATCAGCAACCACCTAATAACATCATACAGAGGAATGATCATGTCTATTCTTCTGTAACCTCTTCTGCATATACTACTGGAACcccttcttcaatatgCAAAAGCCCGTCATCCTATTTAGAGATCTCAGAGGGTGATAACAACACGCTAAGTTTCTCCCCAGCATCCAAGGAAAAACTTGATGACTTCACACAGTTACTCGACTCTTCTTTTGGTGAAGAGGATCTGGTCAAATCTGACGTGAAAGATTCCATCCCTATAAATCTAACGTTGAATGAATCCTTACCTCCACCTCCAGCACCTCCTACGTTTTTCACAGCTACCCCCAACAATGCCAATGTAAAAAACACTACTCCATTATCAAGTCATTTGGCTTCGCCGGTCATCTTGAACAGAAAAGATGACGTTGATGCTAATAATGGAAGCAATCTGAAAAAGCCCGCCTTAACTTTGTCGTCGCCTTCTAGCTCTTTCATGAAGTCGCCCACAGCAAgccaaaatatttctcttCCTTCAAACCCTCCCTCAGAAGGTCCTTCAAGACAAAAACAATCTGCAGAGACGGCCTCCATTCATTCAGTCAACACCACGAATACATTTAACTCTACCCCTCAAGGCTCTTTGAAGACATTCAGAAGGCCTCATGCAAGTAGTGTCAGCACTGTGAGATCAGTTTCTCAAAATCTTAAATCGGACATTCCATTGTTTGTGCAACCAGCAGACTTTGGTACCATTCAGATTGAAGTCTTGAGCACGTTATACaaggaaaatgatgacgatTTATCAGTTTTAATTGCTATAATAGACAGAAAATCTGGTAAAGAGATGTTTAAATTCTCGAAATCCATCCATAAGATCCGTGAATTGGATGTATATATGAAATCACATGTACCTAATCTGCCATTGCCCACATTACCTGATAGACAATTGTTTCAGACCTTATCACCCACGAAGGTGGATATGAGGAGAAGTATTTTGAATCAATATTATACAAGCATATTTAGTGTCCCTGAGTTTCCGCCGAATGTTGGCCTAAAAATTGCCCAGTTTATTAGTACAAATACGGTAATGACACCTCCGATGATGGATGAGAATGTCAAAGATGGATCACTCCTACTAAGAAGGCCAAAGACTTTAACGGGTAATAGTACATGGAGAGTTCGATACGGTGTCTTACGTGATGATTTCTTACGgctttttgataaaaatcAGGTTATGGAAACTATTAGACTGAGACAATCTTCGATTGAACTTATAGCCAATCTCCCTGAAGACAGATATGGtaccaaaaatgggttTTTGATTACTGAGCATAAGAAAAGTGGGCTATCAACTTCAACAAAGTATTACATCTGTACCGAAACGTCTAAGGAACGTGAATTGTGGCTTTCTGCGTTCAGCGATTACATAGATACCTCACAAACTTTGTCATTATCCAATTCAAGGAACGCAAGTGATATAGATTCTGTGTCTCATTTGAGTGCAGGATCCAAATTTGGAAACGCAGCTACCTCGGTTACAGACACTCCATCGTATGTCACGGATTTGTCTCAAGAGTACAATAGCAACAGCAATAGCGATAGTTATATGACTAATAGTGAGAGTATCAATACAAATTCATCCTCTCATTCTAATCCCCTCGTCAATTCCAGCATCAATGTGGATGAAGAGAAGGACAGCAGAAGAGTCAAAATGAGAAGTTTATTTCCGTTCAAGAAATTAACAGGTCCAGCAAGTGCGATGAATCATATAGGTATTACGCTGTCAAATGACTCTGGTTCTCCGACATCTCCTGATCATAACGTTAAATCTCCAAGCAAAAAGTTGATGGAGACGCATAGTTCGTCAAATTCCTCTCCGATGGTGCATTCGTCCACTGCAGTATTTGGCTCCTCACTGGAAGCATGTTTGAGATTAAGTTCACATAAATACCAAAGCACTTACGATTTACCAAGTGTCGTTTATCGTTGCTTAGAGTATCTTTATAAGAATCGTGGCATCCAAGAAGAAGGTATCTTTAGATTAAGCGGTTCTAGTACAGTTATCAAAACCTTGCAAGAAAGATTCGACAGAGAGTACGACGTAGATTTATGTCGctataatgaaaatattgaagtTAAGGAAAACGAGATATCTCCAAACCTTTTCATTAGTGTGAACACTGTTAGTGGATTACTGAAACTGTATCTGAGGAACTTGCCTCATTTATTGTTTGGTGATGAGCAATTTTTGTCGCTTAAAAAAGTAGTTGATGAAAATCACAATAATCCCGTTCAAATATCATTAGGGTTTAAAGAACTAATCAAGTCGGGTGTCATTCCTCACGCTAATGTATCATTGATGTATGCCCTCTTTGAGTTACTTGTAAGAATCAATGAGAACAATAAGTTCAATAAGATGAACCTGAGGAATCTATGCATCGTATTTTCTCCAACTTTAAATATTCCAATTACGATGCTTCAACCATTCATCACTGATTTTGCGTGTATATTTCAAGGTAGAGAGCCGATTAAAGATGaggaaagggaaaaagTAGATATACATATTCCTCAGGTTTGA
- the SKDI16G1610 gene encoding glyoxylate reductase (similar to Saccharomyces cerevisiae YPL113C; ancestral locus Anc_8.602), with protein sequence MITSIDTMDGTYPAKPRILVPYKDQWEVASHLLEYRKLSEKVEFYRYEMSTRKEFIDFLKTHRINGFWVTEEFFSVLGNPSNYIDFFPSSLKAILVPWVGCDFINSKLLRSKNITLCNIGPHAADHVTELAIFLAIACFRMTSFWEYCFKYVENGNVEQCKKYISSDSYEIIMDRYHSQEMKFPLRTDHAGSKNDGKVVDLAKKYTVGGKPIDSPMNKRVLILGFGSIGQTIGAHLHKVFNMSIEYYKRSGPIQKDLLGYNAKYHSDLDDPNTWKSADLIILALPGMPSTNDIINRESLARCKDGVRIVNVGRGTCIDEDALLDALNSGKVASCGLDVFKNEETGVKQELLRRWDVTVLPHIGSTVADMITKQTLITLENVHDIFVNGGDGKYALN encoded by the coding sequence ATGATCACTTCGATTGACACCATGGATGGCACCTATCCTGCCAAGCCAAGGATATTGGTACCCTATAAAGACCAGTGGGAAGTTGCCAGCCACCTTTTGGAATATCGAAAACTGTCAGAAAAAGTTGAGTTTTACAGGTACGAGATGTCTACAAGGAAGGAGTTCATTgattttctgaaaactcACAGAATAAACGGCTTTTGGGTGACTGAGGAATTTTTCAGCGTGCTGGGAAATCCTTCCAATTACATTGACTTCTTCCCATCTTCCTTGAAAGCCATCTTGGTGCCATGGGTGGGATGTGACTTTATTAATAGCAAATTATTGAGGtcaaaaaatatcactTTATGCAACATCGGACCACACGCTGCTGACCATGTCACGGAATTGGCCATTTTCCTGGCCATTGCTTGTTTCAGAATGACTTCTTTTTGGGAATATTGCTTCAAATATGTAGAAAATGGTAACGTTGAACAATGTAAGAAATATATTTCCAGTGATTCGTACGAAATCATTATGGACAGATATCACAGTCAGGAAATGAAATTCCCTCTAAGAACAGACCATGCTGGATCTAAAAATGACGGGAAAGTGGTAGATCTGGCCAAAAAATACACCGTTGGTGGGAAACCCATTGACTCGCCAATGAACAAGAGAGTTTTGATTCTGGGTTTTGGCTCCATTGGCCAAACTATTGGGGCTCATTTGCATAAAGTATTCAACATGAGCATTGAGTATTATAAGAGGTCAGGTCCCATTCAGAAAGATTTGCTGGGTTACAACGCCAAGTACCACTCCGATCTCGATGATCCAAATACTTGGAAAAGTGCCGATTTGATCATTTTGGCCTTACCAGGAATGCCGTCTACAAACGATATAATTAACCGTGAAAGTTTGGCCAGGTGTAAAGACGGTGTCAGGATAGTTAACGTCGGAAGAGGCACATGCATTGATGAGGACGCTCTCCTAGACGCTCTTAATTCAGGAAAAGTGGCAAGTTGTGGTCTTGACGTGTTCAAAAACGAGGAAACCGGCGTCAAACAAGAGTTACTCCGTAGATGGGATGTCACGGTACTTCCACATATCGGTAGCACAGTGGCCGACATGATCACAAAGCAAACACTCATTACGTTGGAGAACGTGCATGACATATTCGTCAACGGAGGGGACGGTAAATACGCCCTCAATTAA
- the PEX25 gene encoding Pex25p (similar to Saccharomyces cerevisiae PEX25 (YPL112C) and PEX27 (YOR193W); ancestral locus Anc_8.601), translated as MSQFGATDIISGSETPPYSGASYQDAQDDNTHTHSPDIDTEKFGAGNGSKLHAESSRASDDGNQAKTKMVDNITILKYLLDSLSGRDKFAKIIKYALDILKLFIEKSKKNLTALDPSVLSYYTKILKNLTLKVALRHPITVIKVLLLSLLKNFDKKIDFISQQLSTFRYILRFGGTPFKVFSLLEKFNNTRKCNFQVDQIKKIWFNEASLREFLDLYYGIFDELDLLYKLKIWSNKSLYSFVSRQESFAWQYDILLSLKNSWLDLQNLQKRQLELEVQLKVQNNALLLSPILMHQTQNDDASQSPIRKQLLNDLNVENKSELLIRRQLKAIKDEKTLVYLDMTRLTFDCMANTSDILNLKTPRGTYAVLSLGSGLTGLVKLWITAKRSLCSSKD; from the coding sequence ATGAGCCAATTCGGTGCTACAGATATCATTTCCGGTTCAGAGACACCGCCTTATTCGGGAGCCAGCTATCAGGATGCTCAAGATGATAATACCCACACGCATTCGCCAGACATCGATACAGAAAAGTTCGGCGCAGGTAATGGAAGCAAGCTACATGCTGAATCCTCGAGAGCCAGTGATGATGGCAATCAAGctaaaacaaaaatggtGGATAATATCACCATTTTGAAGTATTTGCTGGATTCTCTATCCGGTAGGGACAAATTTGCCAAAATTATCAAGTATGCTCTGGATATACTGAAACTATTCATCgaaaaatccaagaaaaacCTCACTGCCTTGGACCCCTCAGTGTTAAGTTATTATAccaagattttgaagaatttgacTTTAAAAGTCGCACTAAGGCATCCTATCACGGTGATCAAAGTGCTCCTTCTGTcgcttttgaaaaattttgacaaGAAGATCGATTTTATCAGCCAGCAATTGAGTACTTTCAGATACATTTTGAGGTTCGGCGGCACCCCCTTCAAAGTGTTCAGTCTCCTGGAGAAATTCAACAACACCAGAAAGTGTAATTTCCAGGTCGAccaaatcaagaaaatatggTTCAATGAAGCTTCGCTAAGAGAATTCTTGGATTTGTATTATGGTATCTTTGATGAATTAGACCTGCTAtacaaattgaaaatctgGTCGAATAAATCGTTGTACTCCTTCGTCAGTAGACAGGAGTCTTTTGCGTGGCAATACGACATCCTTCTAAGTTTGAAGAACAGCTGGCTCGACCTACAAAATCTACAGAAAAGACAATTAGAGTTGGAGGTTCAACTAAAGGTGCAAAACAACGCCCTGCTGCTATCGCCTATACTCATGCACCAGACCCAAAATGACGACGCTTCACAATCGCCAATTAGGAAACAGCTGTTGAATGACCTGAACGTGGAAAATAAGTCAGAACTACTAATACGCAGGCAGTTAAAAGCTATCAAGGATGAAAAGACGCTTGTTTACTTAGATATGACAAGACTGACCTTCGATTGCATGGCTAATACATCCGACATTCTAAACTTAAAGACTCCAAGGGGCACGTATGCTGTTCTGTCCCTGGGATCCGGTCTGACTGGACTGGTCAAACTTTGGATAACAGCAAAGAGGTCACTTTGctcttcaaaagattgA